The following proteins are encoded in a genomic region of Reichenbachiella sp.:
- a CDS encoding DUF2911 domain-containing protein: MLKKVIIGLVVAFVAYFAYGVLTTRSHSPLTTTERSLGDLTVSVDYCQPYKKGRLIFGEEIEEALVPYGKYWRLGANDATEITFSQDVNFAGESVAAGRYRMYAVPYKSKWEISLNSQLGEFGYFEPDYALDVLKVNIPTRTNPNTIEQFTMTFDTDSTSLYLNMGWDTTMIRIPITKE; encoded by the coding sequence ATGCTTAAAAAAGTAATCATTGGATTGGTCGTCGCATTTGTAGCATATTTCGCTTACGGTGTACTCACTACGCGATCACACAGTCCATTAACTACCACTGAAAGGAGCTTGGGAGATTTAACAGTTTCAGTTGATTACTGTCAACCCTACAAAAAGGGTAGATTAATCTTTGGTGAAGAGATTGAGGAGGCATTAGTTCCTTATGGCAAGTATTGGAGATTAGGAGCAAATGATGCTACAGAAATAACTTTTAGTCAAGATGTAAATTTTGCAGGAGAGTCAGTAGCAGCTGGAAGATATAGGATGTACGCTGTACCCTACAAAAGTAAATGGGAAATTTCTTTAAACAGTCAGCTGGGTGAATTTGGCTATTTCGAACCGGACTATGCGCTCGATGTTTTGAAAGTGAATATTCCAACTCGGACCAACCCTAATACAATAGAGCAATTCACAATGACTTTTGATACTGATTCTACAAGTTTATACTTAAATATGGGGTGGGATACCACTATGATAAGGATACCAATAACTAAAGAGTAA